Proteins co-encoded in one Salvia splendens isolate huo1 chromosome 4, SspV2, whole genome shotgun sequence genomic window:
- the LOC121800149 gene encoding copper chaperone for superoxide dismutase, chloroplastic/cytosolic-like, which yields MASLSSVVATTTRTAIPAISSIASSPLSSTSFTRLFKIPSFGLLSLSAARKSGLFKAVANPSSVSVEMDSEQSTQNGAVLPELMTEFMVEMTCEGCVNSVKNKLETVDGVKKVDVDLTDQVVRVLGNSPVKILAEALEQTGRKARLIGQGLPDDFLVSAAVAEFKGPYIYGVVRIAQVNMELARIEANFSGLPPGKHGWSINQFGDLTKGAASTGKIYNPSKDEKEPLGDLGTLEVDEKGEAFYSGAKEKLRVADIIGRAIAVYGSEDKSDEGIAAAVVARSAGVGENYKKLCTCDGTTIWEATNADFVSSKV from the exons ATGGCATCTTTGAGTTCAGTAGTCGCCACAACTACAAGAACTGCAATTCCAGCCATTTCTTCAATCGCATCGTCTCCTTTATCTTCCACCTCTTTCACAAGGCTATTCAAAATCCCATCTTTCGGGTTGCTCAGTCTCTCTGCAGCTCGCAAATCGGGTCTTTTCAAAGCTGTAGCGAACCCATCTTCTGTTTCTGTCGAAATGGATTCGGAACAATCGACGCAG AACGGCGCCGTATTGCCAGAATTGATG ACTGAATTTATGGTGGAAATGACATGTGAGGGCTGTGTAAATTCTGTCAAGAATAAGTTGGAGACTGTTGACG GCGTTAAAAAAGTAGATGTGGACTTAACTGATCAGGTTGTAAGGGTTCTTGGAAATTCACCTGTCAAGATTTTGGCTGAAGCATTGGAGCAGACTGGACGGAAGGCCAGATTAATTGGACAAGGTCTACCTGATG ATTTTCTAGTATCGGCAGCTGTTGCTGAATTTAAAGGCCCATATATATATGGTGTTGTCCGCATAGCCCAAGTTAATATGGAACTGGCTAGGATAGAAGCTAACTTCAGCGGTTTGCCCCCTGGAAAGCACGGTTGGTCGATCAATCAATTTGGTGATCTCACAAAGGGTGCTGCCAGCACTGGTAAAATCTATAATCCCTCGAAGGATGAAAAAGAG CCACTGGGTGACCTGGGAACACTGGAAGTCGATGAAAAAGGCGAGGCATTCTATTCTGGGGCGAAGGAGAAGCTGAGGGTTGCAGACATTATTGGACGAGCCATAGCAGTGTATGGAAGTGAAGATAAATCAGATGAAGGCATTGCAGCTGCAGTGGTTGCTAGAAGTGCAGGAGTTGGTGAGAACTACAAAAAGCTTTGCACTTGTGATGGCACAACCATTTGGGAAGCAACCAATGCAGATTTTGTTAGCAGCAAAGTTTAA
- the LOC121798133 gene encoding blue copper protein 1a-like — protein sequence MASKAFLLAVMVAAAMAAPAFAVDYVVGDDNGWKLNVNYSAWAQDKVFYVGDTITFKYAVGDHNVYKVNGSDFKSCTVPQPGESLRSGNDKITLATPGRKWYLCGVGNGTHCENGMRLVINVFSGAPTPAPAPAVEPWPIYNAPSLPPMYGAPSRPFYGAPSLPPIYAAPSPPPVYGAPAKKPMSVWSNWKLKFHF from the exons ATGGCCTCCAAAGCTTTCTTGCTAGCGGTGATGGTCGCTGCAGCAATGGCAGCCCCTGCTTTCGCAGTCGATTACGTTGTTGGAGACGATAATGGTTGGAAACTAAACGTCAATTACAGTGCGTGGGCACAAGACAAAGTGTTCTACGTCGGAGACACAATTA ctTTTAAGTATGCTGTGGGAGATCATAATGTGTACAAAGTGAACGGAAGCGACTTCAAATCATGCACGGTGCCGCAGCCGGGGGAGTCTCTGAGAAGTGGTAATGACAAAATTACCCTCGCGACCCCCGGGAGAAAGTGGTACCTATGCGGTGTTGGCAATGGCACACACTGTGAAAACGGGATGAGGCTAGTCATTAACGTCTTTTCCGGCGCCCCTACTCCTGCTCCTGCTCCTGCTGTTGAACCGTGGCCGATTTACAATGCTCCTTCCTTGCCGCCGATGTACGGTGCTCCTTCCCGGCCGTTTTACGGTGCCCCTTCCTTGCCTCCGATTTACGCTGCTCCTTCCCCGCCGCCGGTGTACGGAGCTCCGGCGAAGAAGCCGATGAGCGTTTGGAGCAACTGGAAGCTCAAATTTCACTTTTAA